A single region of the Mercenaria mercenaria strain notata chromosome 6, MADL_Memer_1, whole genome shotgun sequence genome encodes:
- the LOC128557757 gene encoding uncharacterized protein LOC128557757 has translation MSDTELDTRERGRISQNIASEAPPGFRKEIVEELEGYFNSKFTELKRDFKEDSEWAAENVRKKVRTDNSLSFKNVSNRKQYLFNADIADLLDSAQKAINLRNASKATDFLEEAKSKIKHRNKLICIADSSSAGWLTIQEYEQNEVASDSDDDKKIRRAEERAKAKLEKSKKFESDNSSAGNSNQSFRSYRRELQRNTVAGQQKTVGSRDIVCYACGGVGHFATGCAAHLRMSSVERPLESGTSRRSAVPILDNTSAKPETKEK, from the exons ATGTCGGATACTGAGCTCGATACAAGGGAACGTGGGCGAATTTCACAAAATATAGCTTCGGAAGCACCTCCTGGGTTTAGGAAGGAAATCGTGGAAGAACTCGAAGGATATTTTAACTCCAAGTTCACAGAATTGAAGCGAGACTTCAAAGAAGATTCCGAATGGGCAGCAGAAAACGTACGAAAAAAGGTACGAACTGATAATTCATTATCTTTCAAAAACGTTTCAAATAGAAAGCAGTATCTTTTTAATGCTGATATAGCAGATTTATTAGACTCGGCTCAGAAAGCTATTAATCTTAGAAACGCCAGTAAGGCCACTGATTTCTTGGAGGAAGCCAAAAGTAAGATAAAGCATAGGAATAAACTTATCTGTATAGCAGATTCTTCATCGGCAGGCTGGTTAACTATACAGGAATATGAGCAGAACGAAGTCGCTAGCGACTCTGATGACGATAAAAAGATTCGTAGAGCCGAGGAGAGGGCCAAGGCAAAGTTGGAAAAGTCTAAAAAGTTTGAGTCTGATAATAGCTCAGCTGGTAATAGTAACCAG TCTTTTCGTAGCTATCGGAGAGAACTACAAAGAAATACAGTGGCGGGACAACAGAAAACCGTTGGCAGTCGAGACATCGTTTGTTATGCATGCGGAGGAGTGGGTCACTTCGCAACCGGCTGCGCCGCCCATCTCAGGATGTCCAGTGTCGAGCGACCCTTGGAGTCTGGAACCTCAAGAAGGTCGGCAGTCCCCATCCTGGACAATACCAGTGCCAAGCCAgagacaaaagaaaaatga